The stretch of DNA GCGCCGCTGCTTGCACTCATGTTCCTCGGCATGGTCGACTTGAGCAGGATCGTGGCGACGCGCATCGACCTGGAACAGGCGGCGCAGCGAACCACCGACTTCGCCCTGGCCAAACGCCCCCCGAACGGCAACACCAGCGATCTGGTCAACGAAGCCGTAGCAGCTTCTGGTCAACCTTCGAGCGATGTGACGGTCAGGCTGATCCTCGAATGCGATGGCACGGCCCAGACCAGCTTCACTGCTAACTGCA from Erythrobacter mangrovi encodes:
- a CDS encoding TadE/TadG family type IV pilus assembly protein; its protein translation is MIFAFIQRLIRDKSGVGFVELALVAPLLALMFLGMVDLSRIVATRIDLEQAAQRTTDFALAKRPPNGNTSDLVNEAVAASGQPSSDVTVRLILECDGTAQTSFTANCTVDQETRRFATVAIRKTVDTGFNWRGMASIFTGQSATYVPVTVTGDSVVRLQ